A genomic region of Pyrus communis chromosome 14, drPyrComm1.1, whole genome shotgun sequence contains the following coding sequences:
- the LOC137715783 gene encoding putative invertase inhibitor gives MKPIAAAFFFLSTLCASRFVVIAGNGQGQGESEGSNTAAAAGEVNMKLLEQACQHSPRKDLCIESLEKDSNSKGADLIGLAYIAVRLAAAMAADVDEHMRSLLMHNATSLDPVIQQGLADCVEHYSDANDQLDDCTAAISASKFKDVEVWVNVAISDADFCDNSLKGQESVMVEKNKAFRLLCNNILSIIKVLPAEK, from the coding sequence atgaagcCAATTGCAGCAGCATTTTTCTTCCTCTCAACATTGTGTGCCTCAAGATTTGTCGTGATCGCCGGTAATGGTCAAGGTCAAGGTGAAAGTGAAGGAAGCAACACCGCTGCCGCCGCGGGGGAGGTGAATATGAAGCTTCTTGAACAAGCGTGCCAGCATTCACCCAGGAAGGACTTAtgcatcgaatccctagagaagGACTCGAACAGCAAGGGCGCTGACCTCATCGGCCTCGCCTACATTGCCGTCCGGCTGGCCGCGGCAATGGCCGCCGACGTGGACGAGCACATGCGGTCGTTGCTCATGCACAACGCCACCTCCTTGGACCCCGTGATTCAGCAGGGGTTGGCGGACTGCGTTGAGCACTACTCCGATGCCAACGACCAGCTCGACGACTGCACCGCCGCCATCTCGGCGAGTAAATTCAAGGACGTTGAAGTGTGGGTCAACGTGGCGATTTCTGACGCCGACTTCTGCGACAACTCTCTTAAGGGACAGGAATCCGTGATGGTAGAGAAGAACAAAGCGTTCCGCCTGTTGTGCAATAATATTTTGTCCATAATCAAGGTCTTGCCTGCTGAAAAGTGA
- the LOC137715781 gene encoding probable pectinesterase/pectinesterase inhibitor 7, translating into MAYNSKLISSLNLLASFLILLVPLFAPLSSAADNSSTTVSAGTICKSTPDPSFCKSVLPHNRNPENVYYYGRFSVGKSLSQSRKFLKLIDKYLQRRPTLSLTAVRALEDCRLLAGLNMDFLLNSYETVNKTSKTLSTLKADDVQTLLSAILTNQQTCFDGIQSTVSSWSLKNGLSVPLKNDTKFYSVSLALFTKGWVPKKKKQVAWRPTRKQRGFKNGRLPLKMSSKMRAVYESVSKRKMLQTETADDEVLVSEIVTVSPDGTGNFSTINDAIAAAPNNSAPTDGYFLIYVTAGVYEEYVSVAKNKRHLMMVGDGINQTIITGNRSVVDGWTTFNSATFAVVAPGFVAVNITFRNTAGAIKHQAVAVRSGADLSTFYSCSFEAYQDTLYTHSLRQFYRECDIYGTVDFIFGNAAVVFQNCNIYPRLPMSGQFNAITAQGRTDPNQNTGTSIHNCTIRAADDLASSNSSTKTYLGRPWKEYSRTVYMQSYIDSLVEPVGWRAWDGDFALSTLYYAEYNNTGPGSNTTNRVTWPGYHVINSTDAANFTVTNFLLGDDWLPQTGVPYTGELI; encoded by the exons atggcttATAATTCTAAGCTAATCTCATCCCTCAATCTTTTAGCTTCATTTCTCATCCTTCTCGTTCCACTCTTTGCCCCTCTATCTTCAGCTGCGGATAACTCTTCAACCACGGTCTCCGCCGGAACCATTTGCAAATCTACCCCCGACCCTTCCTTTTGCAAATCTGTCCTCCCTCACAACCGCAACCCCGAAAATGTCTACTACTACGGCCGGTTCTCCGTCGGAAAGTCTTTATCTCAATCCCGAAAATTCTTGAAACTTATTGACAAGTATCTCCAAAGACGTCCTACTTTGTCACTTACCGCCGTCCGAGCCCTCGAGGACTGCCGGCTGCTTGCCGGCCTCAACATGGACTTTTTGCTCAACAGTTATGAAACCGTCAATAAAACTAGCAAAACCCTTTCCACACTCAAAGCCGACGACGTCCAAACCCTCCTCAGCGCCATTCTCACCAACCAGCAAACATGTTTCGACGGCATTCAGTCCACCGTGTCGTCGTGGAGTCTGAAAAATGGCCTCTCCGTCCCCCTCAAAAACGACACGAAATTCTACAGCGTTTCGCTAGCACTTTTTACCAAAGGGTGGgttcccaagaagaagaaacaagtcGCGTGGCGCCCGACTAGGAAGCAGCGGGGCTTCAAGAACGGACGCTTGCCGCTGAAGATGTCGAGCAAAATGCGTGCCGTTTACGAGAGCGTGAGCAAGCGGAAGATGCTGCAGACGGAGACGGCGGACGATGAGGTGTTAGTCAGTGAGATCGTGACGGTGAGTCCGGATGGAACCGGAAACTTCTCCACCATCAATGACGCCATTGCGGCAGCCCCAAACAACTCTGCACCAACTGATGGGTACTTCTTGATCTATGTCACAGCCGGTGTTTATGAAGAGTACGTCTCGGTTGCTAAAAATAAGAGGCACTTAATGATGGTCGGAGACGGCATTAACCAGACGATTATCACCGGTAACCGGAGCGTTGTTGATGGATGGACAACTTTCAACTCTGCAACATTTG CTGTGGTTGCACCTGGATTTGTAGCGGTGAACATAACGTTCCGCAATACCGCCGGAGCAATCAAGCACCAAGCCGTTGCAGTCCGAAGCGGGGCGGATCTGTCCACCTTTTATAGTTGCAGCTTTGAAGCGTACCAAGACACACTATACACACATTCTCTTCGGCAATTCTACAGAGAATGTGACATATACGGCACCGTAGACTTCATATTTGGAAATGCTGCAGTGGTTTTCCAAAACTGCAACATTTATCCCCGCCTGCCGATGAGCGGTCAGTTCAACGCCATTACGGCTCAGGGTAGAACAGATCCGAACCAAAACACAGGCACTTCGATTCATAATTGCACCATTCGTGCCGCCGATGATTTAGCCTCTAGCAACAGCAGTACAAAGACTTATTTGGGCAGGCCATGGAAGGAGTATTCTAGGACAGTTTACATGCAGTCTTACATTGATAGCTTGGTGGAACCTGTTGGTTGGCGCGCTTGGGACGGAGATTTTGCGCTAAGCACATTGTATTACGCTGAGTACAACAACACTGGGCCCGGATCGAACACTACGAACAGAGTTACGTGGCCCGGTTATCATGTGATTAATTCTACCGACGCCGCTAATTTCACGGTGACTAATTTCTTGCTGGGAGATGATTGGTTGCCTCAAACCGGAGTGCCTTATACTGGCGAATTAATTTGA
- the LOC137716103 gene encoding probable pectinesterase/pectinesterase inhibitor 41, with protein MDNLQLFSMSKISVLILLLSTCFASPSLAADANPVSKQTICKFTPNPTYCNSVLPNQTSNAYDFGRYAAQKSLSQSLKFLNLVDKYLRSHSAALSQTAVLALQDCQFLAGLNVDFLASSLETLNNTNYPTLSDLKTDDIQTMLSAILTNQQTCLDGIQATASSWSVKSGLSVPLSNDTNLYSVSLALFNKAWVPKNKKKKGRKLLDNQINIDDVLVKEIVTVSQDGSGNFTTINDAVAAAPNKSEASKGYFLIYIKAGVYEEYVTIDKKKKYLMMVGDGINQTVLTGDRNVADGNWTTFKSATFAVVGQGFVAVNMTFRNTAGPGKHQAVAVRNGADLSTFYRCSIEGYQDTLYTHSMRQFYRECDIYGTVDFIFGNAAVVFQNCNIYPRLPMSGQFNAVTAQGRTDPNQNTGTLIHNCTIRAANDLALSDGGTKTYLGRPWKEYSRTIYMQSFMDSLIDEDGWHEWDGDFALSTLYYAEYDSSGPGSDTKSRVAWAGYHVIDAGDASNFTVSNFLLGDAWLPQTGVPFSGGLY; from the exons ATGGATAATTTGCAACTATTCTCCATGTCCAAAATTTCGGTTCTCATCCTTCTTCTTTCCACGTGTTTTGCATCTCCATCTTTAGCTGCAGATGCAAATCCAGTCTCCAAGCAAACCATTTGCAAATTCACCCCAAACCCTACATACTGCAACTCCGTCCTCCCCAACCAGACCTCAAATGCGTACGACTTTGGCCGCTATGCTGCGCAAAAGTCGTTATCACAGAGTCTCAAATTCCTTAACTTGGTGGACAAGTATCTCCGAAGCCACTCCGCCGCTCTCTCACAAACCGCGGTCCTCGCTCTCCAGGATTGCCAGTTTCTTGCAGGGCTCAATGTAGATTTTCTTGCAAGCTCCCTGGAAACCCTAAACAACACCAATTATCCAACACTTTCTGACTTGAAAACCGACGACATCCAGACCATGCTCAGCGCCATCTTAACAAACCAGCAAACATGTTTGGATGGCATACAAGCCACAGCTTCATCTTGGAGTGTAAAAAGTGGTCTTTCGGTTCCACTCTCTAACGACACGAATCTGTACAGTGTTTCTCTGGCCTTGTTCAACAAGGCATGGGTGCctaagaacaagaagaagaaggggagaAAACTGCTTGATAATCAGATCAACATTGATGACGTGTTGGTCAAGGAAATAGTGACTGTGAGTCAGGACGGAAGTGGGAACTTCACCACCATAAACGATGCCGTTGCAGCCGCTCCAAACAAGTCTGAAGCCTCTAAAGGTTACTTCTTGATTTACATAAAGGCAGGAGTTTATGAAGAGTATGTGACCATTGACAAGAAAAAGAAGTACCTCATGATGGTTGGCGATGGCATCAATCAGACTGTCCTCACTGGCGACCGAAATGTTGCAGATGGAAACTGGACAACTTTCAAATCAGCAACATTTG CTGTAGTTGGACAAGGGTTTGTGGCAGTGAACATGACGTTTCGTAACACCGCGGGGCCCGGGAAGCACCAAGCAGTCGCGGTTCGAAACGGGGCTGATCTATCCACATTCTATAGGTGCAGCATTGAAGGGTACCAAGACACCTTATACACACATTCTATGAGGCAATTCTACAGAGAATGTGACATCTACGGCACCGTAGACTTCATATTTGGTAATGCTGCAGTTGTCTTCCAAAACTGCAACATTTATCCCCGCCTGCCGATGAGCGGCCAATTCAATGCCGTCACGGCTCAAGGTCGAACTGATCCGAACCAAAACACGGGCACTTTGATTCACAATTGTACCATACGAGCTGCCAATGATCTGGCTTTGAGCGACGGTGGTACAAAGACTTATCTGGGAAGGCCATGGAAAGAGTATTCTAGGACAATTTACATGCAATCCTTCATGGATAGTTTGATTGATGAAGACGGTTGGCATGAATGGGATGGAGATTTTGCCCTGAGTACTTTGTATTATGCGGAGTACGATAGCAGTGGACCCGGTTCGGACACTAAAAGCCGAGTTGCATGGGCGGGCTATCATGTGATTGATGCTGGTGATGCTTCAAATTTTACAGTATCCAATTTCTTGCTGGGAGATGCTTGGCTGCCTCAAACTGGAGTGCCTTTTTCTGGTGGCTTATACTAA
- the LOC137715788 gene encoding endoglucanase 17-like, whose product MALSSILGLLLLLSYSTTLLLLCNANPIPGRHRSPINRHPRSASHNYRDALTKSILFFEGQRSGKLPPNQRVSWRRDSGLSDGAAAHVDLVGGYYDAGDNVKFGFPMAFTTTMLSWSVIEFGGLMKGELQNARQAIRWATDYLLKATAHPGTIYVQVGDATKDHACWERPEDMDTPRTVLKIDQNTPGSEVAAETAAALASASLVFRRCDPTYSKLLVRRAMSVFAFADKHRGPYSIGLKKFVCPYYCDYSGFQDELLWGAAWLHKATKNPMYLSYIQVNGQILGAAEFDNTFGWDNKHVGARILLSKAFLVQKVKSLHDYKGHADSFICSIIPGASYSSAQYTPGGLLFKMNDSNMQYVTSTSFLILSYAKYLTSSRQVVNCGGTAITPKRLRAIAKRQVDYLLGDNPMKMSYMVGYGPRYPRRIHHRGSSLPCIAAHPAKIQCSSGFSVMSSQSPNPNILVGAVIGGPDKNDKFPDQRSDYEQSEPATYINAPLVGSLAYLAHLFGQL is encoded by the exons ATGGCTCTCTCTTCCATACTTggactcctcctcctcctctcttaCTCCAccactctcctcctcctctgcaATGCCAACCCCATTCCCGGCCGCCACCGCAGCCCAATCAACCGCCACCCTCGCTCCGCCAGCCACAACTACAGAGATGCCCTCACCAAGTCCATCCTCTTTTTCGAAGGCCAGAGGTCCGGAAAGCTCCCACCTAACCAGAGGGTTTCCTGGAGGAGAGATTCTGGCCTCTCCGACGGTGCCGCCGCACAC GTTGATTTGGTTGGAGGGTACTATGATGCAGGGGACAATGTGAAGTTTGGGTTTCCCATGGCTTTCACCACCACCATGCTTTCATGGAGTGTGATTGAGTTTGGCGGGTTGATGAAGGGTGAGCTGCAGAATGCCCGGCAGGCCATCCGGTGGGCCACCGACTACCTCCTCAAAGCTACTGCGCACCCAGGCACCATCTATGTGCAG GTTGGTGATGCTACAAAGGACCATGCTTGTTGGGAGAGACCAGAAGATATGGACACCCCAAGAACTGTGTTGAAGATTGACCAAAACACCCCTGGTTCTGAAGTTGCAGCTGAAACGGCTGCTGCTCTTGCTTCTGCCTCTTTGGTCTTCAGGAGATGTGATCCCACTTACTCCAAGCTTCTGGTCAGGAGGGCAATGAGC GTGTTTGCGTTTGCCGACAAGCACAGAGGACCTTACAGCATCGGATTGAAGAAATTTGTGTGTCCCTACTATTGTGATTACTCTGGCTTTCAG GATGAGCTGCTGTGGGGTGCTGCTTGGCTGCACAAGGCCACCAAGAATCCGATGTATCTCAGTTACATTCAGGTTAACGGTCAGATTCTCGGGGCGGCGGAGTTTGACAACACGTTCGGATGGGATAACAAGCACGTCGGAGCAAGAATTCTTCTCTCCAAG GCATTCCTCGTCCAAAAGGTGAAATCCCTCCATGACTACAAAGGGCATGCAGATAGTTTCATCTGTTCAATCATTCCAGGAGCCTCTTACTCTTCAGCCCAATACACTccag GTGGTCTTCTGTTCAAAATGAATGACAGCAACATGCAGTACGTGACATCCACCTCGTTTCTGATCTTAAGCTATGCCAAGTACTTAACCAGTTCCCGCCAGGTGGTTAACTGCGGCGGCACCGCCATCACCCCGAAGCGGCTCCGAGCAATTGCCAAGAGACAG GTGGATTATCTACTAGGAGACAACCCAATGAAGATGTCCTACATGGTGGGGTACGGCCCAAGGTATCCACGGAGGATCCACCACAGGGGCTCATCGCTGCCGTGCATCGCCGCACACCCAGCAAAGATCCAATGCTCGTCCGGCTTCAGCGTGATGAGCTCCCAATCCCCCAACCCCAACATCCTGGTGGGGGCAGTGATCGGTGGGCCCGACAAGAACGACAAGTTCCCAGATCAACGGTCAGATTACGAGCAGTCGGAGCCAGCCACTTATATCAACGCACCCCTCGTAGGATCACTGGCTTATCTTGCCCACTTATTTGGCCAGCTCTAA